In Clavibacter californiensis, the sequence AGAGCGCGATGGTGACGACCACGAGGGCGATGACGCCGGTGCGGCGGTCGCGCCAGCGCGCCCGCTCGGTCTCGGGGTCGACGGGGACGGACTCCGGGGCGGTGACGCCGGCGGTCGCGTCGTCCGCGACATGACCCGCTGTGGCCTTGACCGTGTCGGCGGGCGGAGTCGATGCCGGGGTCGGGTGGAGCTGGGCGCGGTGGGGACGCGGATCGAGCGGGAGGGACGGCATCCGGCGACCGTACGCGCTGGCGCCCCGAGGACCCTGCGGCCTGTGGAGAACTCCGCGGTGGGATGCGTGGGGGAGGATGGACGCATCATGTCGGACACCGCGCTCGCCCCCACGCTCACCGAGGAGGCGGCCCGGCTGGCCGTGGACGGGGCGACCGACGACGCCATCTACGACGCGTTCGCCGAGTGGGCGATCGCACGCGGGATCGAGCTCTACCCGGCGCAGGACGAGGCGGCGCTGGAGATCGCGTCGGGCGCGAACCTCATCCTCTCGACGCCGACGGGCACGGGGAAGTCGCTCGTCGCCGTCGCTGCGCACTTCGCGGCGCTCGCCCGGGGTCGCCGCTCGTACTACACGGCCCCGATCAAGGCGCTCGTCTCCGAGAAGTTCTTCGCGCTCGTGGAGCTGTTCGGCGCGGCGCAGGTGGGAATGGTCACGGGCGACTCCTCCGTCAACCCGGACGCGCCGATCATCTGCTGCACCGCGGAGATCCTCGCCAACCGGTCGCTCCGCGGCGGCGCGGACACGCCCGTCGACCAGGTGGTCATGGACGAGTTCCACTTCTACGCGGATCCCCAGCGCGGCTGGGCCTGGCAGGTGCCGCTCCTGCTCCTGCCGCACGCGCAGTTCGTGCTCATGTCGGCGACGCTCGGCGACGTGACCGACCTCGCGGACGACCTCACGCGCCGCACCGGGCGGGCGACGGCGCGGATCACGGGCATCGAGCGGCCGGTGCCGCTCTTCTTCCACTACGCGGTGACGCCCGTGCAGGAGACCGTCGAGGAGCTGCTCGACACGAAGCAGGCGCCCGTCTACATCGTGCACTTCGCGCAGGCCGCGGCACTCGAGCGGGCGCAGGCGCTCTCGAGCATCAAGATCGTGACGCGCGAGCAGCGGGACGAGATCGCCGAGATCATCGGCGGCTTCCGGTTCAGCACGGCGTTCGGGAAGACGCTCTCGCGGCTCGTGCGCGCGGGGATCGGCGTGCACCACGCGGGCATGCTGCCGAAGTACCGGCGGCTCGTCGAGCAGCTCGCCCAGCAGGGACTGCTCCGGGTGATCTGCGGCACCGACACCCTGGGCGTCGGCATCAACGTCCCGATCCGCACGGTGCTCTTCACGGGCCTCACCAAGTACGACGGCACCCGGATGCGGCAGCTCAACGCGCGCGAGTTCCACCAGATCGCGGGGCGCGCCGGCCGCGCCGGCTACGACACCGCCGGGACCGTGGTGGCGCAGGCCCCCGAGCACGAGACCGAGAACATCAAGATGCTCGAGCGCGCGGGCGACGACGTGAAGAAGCGCCGCAAGCTCGTGCGGAAGAAGGCGCCCGAGGGCTTCGTCTCCTGGGGCGAGCCGAGCTTCCGGAAGCTCATCGACGCGGAGCCAGAGCGGCTGACGTCGAGCATGCAGGTGAGCCACGCGATGATGCTCAACGTCATCGCGCGCGGCGGCGACGTGTTCCGGAACATGCGCGCGCTCGTCGAGGACAACCACGAGCCGAGGATCCGCCAGCTCGCGCTCGCCCGCCGCGCCCTCGCCATCTACCGGACGCTGCGGACGGCCGGGATCGTGGAGCAGGTCGAGGACCCGGATGGGGGGCCGACGCGGATCACGCTCACGGTCGACCTGCAGGCCGACTTCGCGCTCAACCAGCCGCTGTCGCCGTTCGCGGTCGCCGTGTTCGAGATCCTCGACCGGGAGTCGCCGACGTACGCGCTCGACATGGTGAGCGTGGTCGAGGCGACGCTCGACGACCCGCGGCCGATCCTCTCGCAGCAGCAGTTCAAGGCCCGAGGCGAGGCCGTGCAGGCGATGAAGGCCGACGGCATCGAGTACGACGAGCGCATGGAGCTGCTGGAGTCCGTCACGCACCCGAAGCCGCTCGAGGAGCTGCTCGACCAGTCGTTCACGACCTACGCGGCGAGCCAGCCGTGGATCGGGGACTTCGCGCTCAGCCCCAAGTCGGTCGTCCGCGACATGTACGAGCGGGCCATGTCCTTCAGCGAGCTGATCTCCTTCTACGGCCTCATGCGCTCCGAGGGCCTCGTGCTCCGCTACCTCTCCGACGCGTTCCGGGCGCTGCGTCAGACGATCCCCGACGAGGCCAAGACCGAGGAGCTGCTCGACGTCATCGAGTGGCTGGGCGAGCTCGTGCGCCAGGTCGACTCGAGCCTCCTCGACGAGTGGGAGGAGCTGTCGCACCCGACCCAGGCGCCCGGCGACGCGCCCGTGCTGCCGCCCGCGCCGAAGCTCCTCACGTCGAACACGCGCGCGTTCCGGATCCTCGTGCGCAACGAGCTGTTCCGCCGCGTGCAGCTCGCGGCTCGCGAGGACCTGCAGGCGCTCGGCGAGCTCGACGCCGCGTCCGGCTTCGACGCGGACGCGTGGGGCGACGCGCTCGACGGCTACTTCGGCGAGTACGACCGCATCCTCACCGACGGCGACGCCCGCAGCCAGGCGCTCGTCACGATCGAGGAGGGCCCTGCCGCGTGGACCGTGCGTCAGGCGCTGCACGATCCCGAGGGCGACCACGACTGGGGGATCGAGGCGACGGTGGACCTCGACGCGTCGAACGAGGCGGGCGAGGCCGTCGTGCGCGTGACGCGCGTGGGCACCCTCTCGTGAGCGCCGCGCCCCACCTGCCCGACCTCGCGGGGCGGACGGTCCTCGTCACGGGCGCGAACGGCGGCATCGGCTTCTGGACCTCCGCGCAGCTCGCCGCCGCGGGCGCCCGCGTGCTCCTCGCCTGCCGCTCCGCCGAGCGCGGTGACGCCGCCGCCCGGGCGCTCCGGGCGCGTGCGCCGGGGGCCGACGTGGATGTCGTGTCCCTGGATCTCGCGAGCCTGGCCAGCGTGGACGCATGCGTCGCCGCCGTGCGGGAGGACCTCGACGCGATCGTCGCGAACGCGGGCCTCACCCCCGCGGGCGGACGCGCGCGGCACCGCCGGACGACCGTCGACGGGTTCGAGGAGCTCATGGGCACCAACGCGCTCGGCCACTTCGCGCTCGTCGCCGGGCTCGCGCCGCGGCTGCGGGCGGACGGACGCGTGGTGATGCTCGGATCCCTCGCCCATCGCCTCTCGCCGCTCGACCTCGGCGACCTCGCGGGGGAGCGGCGCATGCCCGCGCTCGTGAGGTACGGCCGGTCGAAGACGGC encodes:
- a CDS encoding SDR family NAD(P)-dependent oxidoreductase, encoding MSAAPHLPDLAGRTVLVTGANGGIGFWTSAQLAAAGARVLLACRSAERGDAAARALRARAPGADVDVVSLDLASLASVDACVAAVREDLDAIVANAGLTPAGGRARHRRTTVDGFEELMGTNALGHFALVAGLAPRLRADGRVVMLGSLAHRLSPLDLGDLAGERRMPALVRYGRSKTACMVIAAELDRRWRAAGSDRMALAAHPGYSVDALTPPQEPADRARGLDAARRRLARAGRVSVQGKDAGAWPVAHAAAADGVTGGAYWGPAGPLELKGAPAPGFVAEHARSRAVAEQLWAAAEDATGIRFRP
- a CDS encoding DEAD/DEAH box helicase: MSDTALAPTLTEEAARLAVDGATDDAIYDAFAEWAIARGIELYPAQDEAALEIASGANLILSTPTGTGKSLVAVAAHFAALARGRRSYYTAPIKALVSEKFFALVELFGAAQVGMVTGDSSVNPDAPIICCTAEILANRSLRGGADTPVDQVVMDEFHFYADPQRGWAWQVPLLLLPHAQFVLMSATLGDVTDLADDLTRRTGRATARITGIERPVPLFFHYAVTPVQETVEELLDTKQAPVYIVHFAQAAALERAQALSSIKIVTREQRDEIAEIIGGFRFSTAFGKTLSRLVRAGIGVHHAGMLPKYRRLVEQLAQQGLLRVICGTDTLGVGINVPIRTVLFTGLTKYDGTRMRQLNAREFHQIAGRAGRAGYDTAGTVVAQAPEHETENIKMLERAGDDVKKRRKLVRKKAPEGFVSWGEPSFRKLIDAEPERLTSSMQVSHAMMLNVIARGGDVFRNMRALVEDNHEPRIRQLALARRALAIYRTLRTAGIVEQVEDPDGGPTRITLTVDLQADFALNQPLSPFAVAVFEILDRESPTYALDMVSVVEATLDDPRPILSQQQFKARGEAVQAMKADGIEYDERMELLESVTHPKPLEELLDQSFTTYAASQPWIGDFALSPKSVVRDMYERAMSFSELISFYGLMRSEGLVLRYLSDAFRALRQTIPDEAKTEELLDVIEWLGELVRQVDSSLLDEWEELSHPTQAPGDAPVLPPAPKLLTSNTRAFRILVRNELFRRVQLAAREDLQALGELDAASGFDADAWGDALDGYFGEYDRILTDGDARSQALVTIEEGPAAWTVRQALHDPEGDHDWGIEATVDLDASNEAGEAVVRVTRVGTLS